In Gemmata obscuriglobus, a single genomic region encodes these proteins:
- a CDS encoding HAD family hydrolase: MAIKTVIFDFGNVVAFFDHSRAVARLAGYTEFPPVEIALKLYGSQIEDAYERGAIDTAEYVREAKLDARLTCTDEQFLAAFVAIFWRNLEVCDLIPRLKPKYRIVLASNTTRAHFDAYSKQFADVLAHFDHLGTSFEARARKPEPAFCAHIQEHAYCEPHECVFVDDLPTNIEAAERFGWTGIVYRADGTLADKLLSAGVEL, from the coding sequence ATGGCAATCAAGACGGTGATCTTCGACTTCGGGAACGTGGTGGCGTTCTTCGACCACAGCCGCGCCGTGGCCCGGCTCGCGGGGTACACCGAGTTCCCGCCGGTCGAAATCGCGCTGAAGTTGTACGGCAGCCAGATCGAGGACGCCTACGAGCGCGGGGCCATCGACACCGCCGAGTACGTGCGCGAGGCCAAACTGGACGCCCGGCTCACCTGCACCGACGAGCAGTTCCTCGCGGCGTTCGTCGCGATCTTCTGGCGCAACCTGGAGGTGTGCGACCTGATCCCGCGGCTGAAGCCGAAATACCGCATCGTCCTGGCAAGCAACACGACGCGGGCGCACTTCGACGCGTACTCCAAGCAGTTCGCGGACGTGCTCGCCCACTTCGACCACCTCGGCACGTCCTTTGAGGCCCGCGCACGCAAGCCGGAACCCGCGTTCTGCGCGCACATTCAGGAGCACGCGTACTGCGAGCCGCACGAGTGCGTGTTCGTGGACGACCTGCCCACCAACATTGAGGCCGCGGAGCGGTTCGGTTGGACCGGCATCGTGTACCGCGCCGACGGCACACTGGCCGACAAGCTGCTGTCGGCCGGGGTCGAACTGTAA
- a CDS encoding sigma-70 family RNA polymerase sigma factor, with amino-acid sequence MPRLELHRAATLLRSVPGAPPSDAELLDRFAASRDESAFTDLVARHWGLVYGTARRHLGDAHAAEDVCQAAFLVLARKAGGGRWGATVGPWLHVTAVRLARKARRARRAQAMPPSAGVAGGTGPDASAVWGEVCRAVDEELAALPEPLRGPLVLCYLEGRTRDETAGALGCSLAMLKRRLERGRNLLRDRLARRGVGLPAGGLGVLAADLATGAAEATARAVVGYARTGRPPAAVAVLLGSRAGWAPALGLAAALVACGVGLGMAAAPPEEKSLAPVSTAPPPRPADARADAFGDPLPAGAMVRLGTTQHRAPGAHVAVTPDGKTVVTVGNDLVVRTFDPVTGDTREVRTLDGPPAYQTALSADGRYLAGMVYPGRNDKAELWVWDLATGKPAGQLALGAVPALVWDGATGTPIAKAPLGETPIAALCVHAGTKRVSFVRASRKTCVWSFAAVGEPVELREFTSSAPFSNVPRTLFSPDGSMLLAHQRDGHLTCWDLSARKVLWDKSLPHLKFFLFTPDGKRVIVQNDTINAGFEVWSTTDGKPVKGARWGGTGDSDQDQHGPVAASADGRLIDLVNRHRQVVLLDTVKKVIVRKLDDPLRVPDKDAFTGEAVPTNFAFTPDGTGFVCGTPTVQRWDVATGKSTWPATWDRGHTEAVTRLRFTPDGNAVVSAAADAMCYVWNLRTGRPQHRLPIGSSSLTAVTPNGRTLITSGRSGTHILKGWDLKSGKETLAIGGKQEFSLYGSSGRGQAAVTTDGKQLVTLSAGGAGNAQLPFGYYLAVWDLATQKLVQEEFSRTCNSMTVLAPGGAVYATVPQDEPDVDIHLVATATGKNVGRLNSPSLRDAWPCIVALKFSPDGRLLAARANETSTRQPAGNSPLKVWDVTTAQELASFPVEGPAVFEFAPDGRTLVIAGTSGFRAVEVATRREIRTVAAVGVPRGRKPGAFATALAVGSGGRTVITGHIDGTILVWDAAPRAATGAFEAGAVWKALAAPDAAFGRAAVLQLVDAPDRALELLEKNLSGVPAAEAAGLVRQLDAEAFGMREGAEKALRALGSRAEPALAAALAGKPSAELRSRAERLRAALAPAAVPGDEDLRDVRAVEALEQIGTAAARKLLTQLATGAPGVRLTREAKAALARLTGR; translated from the coding sequence ATGCCCCGTCTCGAACTCCATCGCGCCGCCACACTGCTCCGGAGCGTGCCTGGCGCGCCGCCCTCGGACGCCGAACTCCTGGACCGGTTCGCGGCCAGCCGCGACGAGTCCGCGTTCACGGATCTGGTCGCCCGGCACTGGGGGTTGGTGTACGGCACCGCCCGGCGCCACCTCGGCGACGCCCACGCGGCCGAAGACGTGTGCCAGGCCGCGTTCCTCGTCCTCGCCCGCAAGGCCGGCGGCGGGCGCTGGGGCGCGACCGTGGGGCCGTGGCTGCACGTGACCGCGGTCCGGCTCGCCCGCAAGGCCCGTCGCGCCCGCCGGGCGCAGGCGATGCCGCCCTCAGCCGGCGTTGCGGGTGGAACCGGACCGGACGCATCCGCTGTGTGGGGCGAGGTGTGCCGGGCCGTGGACGAGGAACTCGCGGCCCTGCCGGAACCGCTCCGCGGGCCGCTCGTGCTGTGCTACCTCGAAGGACGCACCCGGGACGAAACCGCCGGGGCGCTCGGCTGCTCGCTCGCCATGCTCAAGCGGCGCCTCGAGCGCGGGCGGAACCTGCTCCGGGACCGGCTCGCCCGCCGCGGGGTCGGCCTCCCGGCGGGGGGGCTCGGCGTGCTCGCCGCTGACCTCGCCACCGGGGCCGCCGAAGCCACGGCCCGCGCGGTGGTCGGCTACGCCCGGACCGGCCGCCCCCCGGCGGCGGTCGCGGTGCTGCTCGGCTCGCGGGCGGGATGGGCTCCGGCGCTGGGCCTGGCGGCGGCCCTCGTGGCGTGCGGGGTCGGGCTCGGCATGGCCGCCGCCCCTCCGGAAGAAAAGTCCCTCGCGCCCGTCTCGACCGCACCACCGCCCCGACCGGCCGACGCCCGCGCCGACGCGTTCGGTGACCCGCTTCCCGCCGGCGCAATGGTCCGGTTGGGCACCACGCAGCACCGCGCCCCGGGCGCCCATGTTGCCGTAACTCCCGACGGCAAAACCGTGGTCACCGTCGGCAACGACCTTGTTGTCCGCACGTTCGACCCCGTCACCGGAGACACGCGCGAGGTCCGCACGCTCGACGGCCCGCCCGCGTACCAGACGGCCCTTTCGGCCGACGGCCGGTACCTGGCCGGAATGGTGTACCCCGGTCGCAACGACAAGGCAGAACTTTGGGTGTGGGATCTCGCAACTGGCAAGCCGGCCGGGCAGCTCGCGCTGGGGGCGGTCCCCGCCCTGGTGTGGGACGGCGCAACTGGCACGCCAATTGCCAAAGCCCCACTGGGCGAGACCCCCATCGCCGCGTTGTGCGTGCACGCCGGAACGAAGCGGGTGTCCTTCGTTCGAGCATCTCGGAAAACGTGTGTGTGGAGCTTCGCCGCCGTTGGCGAGCCGGTTGAACTCCGGGAGTTCACAAGCTCCGCGCCGTTCTCCAATGTGCCGCGAACGCTATTCTCACCTGACGGGTCGATGCTCCTCGCCCATCAGCGGGACGGACACCTGACCTGCTGGGACTTGTCGGCCCGAAAGGTGCTTTGGGACAAGTCGCTGCCGCACCTCAAATTCTTCCTCTTCACTCCGGACGGCAAACGTGTGATCGTCCAGAACGACACCATTAACGCTGGGTTCGAGGTGTGGTCCACAACAGACGGGAAACCGGTGAAAGGAGCGAGGTGGGGTGGCACCGGCGACAGCGATCAGGACCAGCACGGGCCGGTGGCCGCATCCGCAGACGGCCGACTCATCGATCTGGTCAACAGGCACCGCCAAGTGGTGCTGCTCGACACGGTCAAAAAAGTGATTGTCCGGAAACTGGACGACCCGCTCCGTGTTCCAGACAAGGACGCCTTTACAGGCGAGGCAGTGCCCACGAACTTCGCCTTCACCCCGGACGGGACCGGGTTCGTGTGTGGCACCCCGACCGTCCAGCGGTGGGACGTCGCTACTGGAAAGTCGACCTGGCCGGCCACATGGGACCGCGGCCACACCGAGGCCGTTACCCGTCTCCGGTTCACTCCAGACGGTAACGCCGTGGTGTCCGCCGCGGCGGACGCAATGTGCTACGTGTGGAACCTGCGAACCGGCCGACCGCAACACCGGTTACCAATAGGATCGAGCTCACTCACCGCCGTCACTCCGAACGGGCGAACGCTGATCACCAGCGGCCGCAGCGGCACACACATTCTCAAGGGCTGGGATCTCAAATCCGGCAAGGAAACGCTCGCGATTGGTGGGAAACAGGAGTTCTCGCTGTACGGTTCAAGCGGGCGCGGGCAGGCGGCCGTCACCACGGACGGGAAGCAACTCGTCACCTTGAGCGCCGGTGGCGCTGGGAACGCGCAATTGCCGTTCGGTTACTACTTGGCGGTGTGGGACCTCGCCACACAAAAGCTCGTGCAGGAAGAGTTTTCACGCACGTGCAATTCAATGACTGTTCTCGCTCCTGGTGGCGCGGTGTACGCTACGGTTCCCCAGGACGAACCGGATGTTGACATCCACCTGGTCGCGACGGCGACCGGGAAGAACGTGGGGCGGCTCAACTCCCCCTCGCTTCGTGACGCTTGGCCGTGCATTGTGGCGCTGAAGTTCTCGCCGGACGGACGACTTCTGGCGGCGCGGGCCAACGAAACCAGTACAAGACAGCCGGCCGGTAACAGTCCGCTGAAGGTGTGGGACGTGACGACGGCCCAAGAGCTGGCCAGCTTTCCGGTGGAAGGGCCGGCGGTGTTCGAGTTCGCCCCCGACGGGCGGACGCTGGTGATCGCCGGTACGAGCGGGTTCCGCGCGGTCGAGGTGGCTACCCGCCGGGAGATCCGAACGGTCGCGGCGGTCGGCGTGCCGCGGGGGCGCAAGCCGGGCGCGTTCGCGACCGCGCTGGCGGTCGGGTCAGGGGGCCGGACCGTCATCACCGGGCACATCGACGGCACGATTCTGGTCTGGGACGCCGCGCCCCGCGCCGCAACCGGAGCGTTCGAGGCGGGCGCCGTGTGGAAGGCACTGGCCGCCCCGGACGCGGCTTTCGGGCGGGCGGCCGTACTGCAACTGGTCGACGCACCCGACCGCGCGCTGGAACTGCTCGAGAAGAACCTGTCCGGGGTGCCGGCCGCCGAGGCCGCCGGGCTGGTGCGGCAACTCGATGCCGAGGCGTTCGGGATGCGGGAGGGGGCCGAAAAGGCGCTGCGGGCGCTCGGCAGCCGGGCGGAGCCGGCTCTCGCGGCGGCCCTCGCCGGCAAACCGTCGGCCGAGTTGCGGAGCCGGGCGGAGCGGCTTCGCGCCGCACTGGCCCCGGCCGCCGTTCCGGGCGACGAGGATTTGCGGGACGTGCGGGCCGTCGAGGCGCTGGAGCAGATCGGGACGGCCGCGGCTCGCAAGCTCCTGACACAACTCGCGACCGGCGCGCCCGGCGTCCGGCTGACCCGCGAGGCCAAGGCGGCACTTGCGCGGCTGACCGGCCGCTGA
- the glyA gene encoding serine hydroxymethyltransferase — protein sequence MDILKQADPDVFAAIASERTRQQVGLEMIASENYTSPAVMAAQGSCLTNKYAEGYPGKRYYGGCEFVDVVERLAIDRAKQLFGGDHANVQPHSGAQANMAVFLAALQPGDTIMGLDLAHGGHLTHGMRLNFSGKYFKVVSYGVRKDDHRVDFDDLAAKAREHKPKLIIAGASAYPRTLDFAKFGEIANEVGAPLMVDMAHISGIVAAKLHPDPVPHAAFVTSTTHKTLRGPRSGFVLCKQEWADKINSAVFPGIQGGPLMHVVAAKAVAFGEALKPEFKQYMEQVLLNAKVLAEELLAAGFPVVSGGTDTHLMLIDVTAKGSTGKFAEHALDAAGITVNKNMIPFDPRKPLDPSGVRLGTPALTTRGMKQAEMKRIAGWITEVLTSGGDAAVTARVKGGVLELSKQFPAPAEAGV from the coding sequence ATGGACATCCTGAAGCAGGCCGACCCGGACGTGTTCGCCGCCATCGCGAGCGAGCGGACCCGTCAGCAGGTCGGGCTGGAGATGATCGCGAGCGAGAACTACACCAGCCCCGCGGTGATGGCCGCTCAGGGGTCGTGCCTCACCAACAAGTACGCCGAGGGCTACCCCGGTAAGCGGTACTACGGCGGCTGCGAGTTCGTGGACGTGGTCGAGCGGCTGGCGATCGATCGCGCCAAGCAGTTGTTCGGGGGCGACCACGCCAACGTGCAGCCGCACTCCGGCGCGCAGGCCAACATGGCGGTGTTCCTCGCCGCGCTCCAGCCCGGCGACACGATCATGGGGCTGGACCTCGCGCACGGCGGGCACCTCACCCACGGGATGCGGCTCAACTTCTCGGGCAAGTACTTCAAGGTCGTGAGCTACGGCGTTCGCAAAGACGACCACCGTGTCGACTTCGACGACCTGGCCGCGAAGGCCCGGGAGCACAAGCCGAAGCTCATCATTGCCGGGGCGAGCGCCTACCCTCGGACCCTGGACTTCGCGAAGTTCGGCGAGATCGCCAACGAGGTCGGCGCGCCGCTGATGGTGGACATGGCGCACATCTCCGGGATTGTGGCGGCGAAGCTGCACCCGGACCCCGTGCCGCACGCCGCGTTCGTGACCTCCACCACCCACAAGACCCTGCGCGGGCCGCGCAGCGGGTTCGTACTGTGCAAGCAGGAGTGGGCGGACAAGATCAACTCCGCGGTCTTCCCGGGCATCCAGGGCGGGCCGCTGATGCACGTCGTGGCGGCGAAGGCGGTCGCGTTCGGCGAGGCCCTCAAGCCGGAGTTCAAGCAGTACATGGAGCAGGTGCTGCTCAACGCGAAGGTGCTCGCGGAGGAACTGCTCGCGGCCGGGTTCCCGGTCGTGTCGGGCGGGACCGACACGCACCTGATGCTCATCGACGTGACCGCCAAGGGCTCCACCGGGAAGTTCGCGGAACACGCGCTCGACGCCGCGGGCATCACGGTGAACAAGAACATGATCCCGTTCGACCCGCGCAAGCCGCTCGACCCGTCCGGGGTCCGGCTGGGCACCCCGGCGCTGACCACCCGCGGCATGAAGCAGGCGGAAATGAAGCGGATCGCCGGCTGGATCACCGAAGTGCTGACCTCTGGCGGCGACGCCGCGGTCACGGCGCGCGTGAAGGGCGGCGTTCTCGAACTGAGCAAGCAGTTCCCGGCCCCGGCCGAAGCCGGCGTGTGA
- a CDS encoding THUMP domain-containing class I SAM-dependent RNA methyltransferase, with protein MTRYFATCARGLEPVLASELDALGAEAVEPGRGGVTFQGPPALLYRACLWLRTAVRVLRPVHEFEVHNSDELYDAVRSINWADWMTPDQTLAVDCNVRDSALTHSQYAARRVKDAICDQFRERVGRRPSVDPDQPMIGLNLHVSKNHAVLSLDSSWSSLHKRGYRPIQTIAPLNEALAAGLLLRAKWDKNTPLVDPMCGSGTFCVEGAWIALNRPPGLTRKWFAFQGWPDFDRTVWNAIRDDARAAVLKELPAPICGSDVRSDAISLAQMNARAAGVGHLLNLQKLELREARPPSDVPGTLVCNPPYGERIGEEEELIPLYARIGAVAKEFWPGWRLLVLTSNTMLAKKIRLKVVHKEPFFNGSLECFLWEFKTS; from the coding sequence ATGACCCGCTACTTTGCCACCTGCGCCCGCGGCCTCGAACCGGTGCTCGCGAGCGAGCTTGATGCGCTCGGGGCGGAGGCGGTCGAGCCCGGCCGCGGCGGGGTCACGTTCCAGGGGCCGCCGGCGCTGCTCTACCGCGCGTGCCTGTGGCTCCGCACGGCCGTGCGCGTGCTGCGCCCCGTTCACGAGTTCGAGGTTCACAACTCGGACGAACTCTACGACGCCGTCCGCTCGATCAATTGGGCGGACTGGATGACGCCCGACCAGACGCTCGCGGTCGATTGCAACGTGCGCGACTCGGCGCTCACGCACTCGCAGTACGCCGCCCGGCGGGTGAAGGACGCGATCTGCGACCAGTTCCGCGAGCGCGTCGGGCGCCGGCCGAGCGTCGACCCGGACCAGCCCATGATCGGGCTCAACCTGCACGTCTCGAAAAACCACGCGGTGCTGAGCCTCGACAGCTCGTGGTCCTCGCTGCACAAGCGCGGCTACCGGCCCATCCAGACCATCGCCCCGCTCAACGAGGCGCTCGCGGCCGGGCTGTTGTTACGCGCGAAGTGGGACAAGAACACGCCGCTCGTGGACCCGATGTGTGGCTCCGGGACGTTCTGCGTCGAGGGCGCGTGGATCGCCCTGAACCGCCCGCCGGGGCTGACGCGGAAGTGGTTTGCGTTCCAGGGCTGGCCCGACTTCGACCGGACCGTATGGAACGCGATCCGCGACGACGCCCGCGCAGCGGTACTGAAGGAGTTGCCCGCCCCCATTTGCGGGTCCGACGTGCGCTCGGACGCCATCAGTCTCGCCCAGATGAACGCCCGGGCCGCGGGCGTGGGGCACTTGCTGAACCTCCAGAAGCTGGAGCTGCGCGAAGCCCGTCCGCCGTCGGACGTGCCCGGGACACTGGTCTGCAACCCGCCTTACGGCGAGCGGATCGGCGAAGAGGAAGAGCTGATTCCGCTGTACGCGCGGATCGGGGCGGTCGCGAAGGAGTTTTGGCCCGGGTGGCGGCTGCTCGTGCTCACGAGCAACACGATGCTGGCGAAGAAGATCCGACTGAAGGTGGTTCACAAGGAGCCGTTCTTCAACGGCTCGCTCGAGTGCTTCCTGTGGGAGTTCAAGACCTCCTGA
- a CDS encoding serine/threonine-protein kinase, giving the protein MSGMTADPPLATFVAALRQSRLIDAPDVDRLAARHAPRSGRAFAEALIKSGVLTHYQADKLLRGVWQGLVLGPYHILAPLGRGGMGTVVYLARDRRQAEELGDVELVALKLLPHRKTAHDLRILARFRREMALGHRVNHANVVRTLGAGEIDAVHYLALEFIPGRTLRQVVIDGGPLAVGDAARVFADVASGLAHLHARRLVHRDLKPTNIMVRPDGRAVVLDLGLALSMGETLPNDPTIVGGRGYVVGTMDYLAPEQAVDAAAVGPPADLYGLGCALAFALTGSVPFPAATTKEKVLKHRTEPPPALEGVPPAFRQVVHRLMAKQPAQRYGSAAEVREVLARWATVAPVRSAVDALTLADAPHGDAGLWDAAPGEELPTAELVEEIPEVLELPPEEKSEPRVRTGCAGVVLLGMALGGLAGMCAL; this is encoded by the coding sequence ATGAGCGGGATGACCGCCGACCCGCCGCTCGCGACGTTCGTGGCCGCCTTGCGCCAGAGCCGGCTGATCGACGCGCCCGACGTCGACCGACTGGCGGCGCGGCACGCACCGCGTTCCGGGCGCGCGTTCGCCGAGGCGCTCATCAAGTCCGGGGTGCTCACCCACTACCAGGCCGACAAGCTGCTCCGCGGGGTGTGGCAGGGGCTCGTCCTGGGACCGTACCACATCCTGGCCCCGCTGGGCCGCGGCGGCATGGGGACGGTGGTCTACCTCGCGCGGGACCGGCGCCAGGCGGAAGAACTCGGCGACGTCGAACTGGTCGCCCTCAAGCTGCTTCCGCACCGCAAGACCGCACACGACTTGCGCATCCTGGCGCGGTTCCGGCGCGAAATGGCGCTCGGGCACCGGGTCAACCACGCCAACGTCGTTCGCACCCTCGGGGCCGGCGAGATCGACGCGGTCCACTACCTCGCGCTCGAGTTCATCCCCGGCCGCACGCTGCGCCAGGTCGTGATCGACGGCGGCCCGCTCGCGGTGGGGGATGCGGCCCGCGTCTTCGCCGATGTCGCATCCGGGCTGGCGCACCTCCACGCGCGGCGGCTGGTCCACCGCGACCTGAAGCCGACCAACATCATGGTGCGCCCGGACGGCCGCGCGGTGGTCCTCGATCTGGGCCTGGCGCTGTCGATGGGCGAAACGCTCCCGAACGACCCGACGATCGTGGGCGGGCGCGGGTACGTGGTCGGAACGATGGACTACCTGGCGCCGGAACAGGCGGTCGACGCGGCGGCGGTCGGGCCGCCGGCGGACCTGTACGGGTTGGGGTGCGCGCTCGCCTTCGCGCTCACGGGATCGGTCCCCTTCCCCGCGGCCACCACGAAAGAAAAGGTGCTCAAGCACCGCACCGAACCGCCGCCCGCCCTTGAGGGGGTGCCTCCGGCGTTCCGACAGGTCGTTCACCGGCTGATGGCAAAGCAGCCGGCGCAGCGGTACGGATCGGCGGCCGAGGTGCGCGAAGTGCTCGCGCGGTGGGCCACGGTCGCGCCGGTGCGTTCGGCCGTGGACGCACTCACGCTCGCCGACGCCCCGCACGGCGACGCCGGACTGTGGGACGCCGCACCCGGTGAAGAACTGCCGACGGCCGAACTCGTCGAAGAGATCCCGGAAGTGCTGGAGTTACCACCGGAGGAGAAGAGCGAACCGCGAGTGCGCACCGGTTGTGCGGGCGTGGTGCTACTGGGAATGGCGCTCGGCGGCCTGGCCGGCATGTGCGCCCTCTGA
- a CDS encoding copper homeostasis protein CutC, with protein MTTPKVAIIGAGLAGLTAAHRLLSRPSPPEVVVIDKGRRAGGRLCTRTIDLPDGRRPRFDLGPPVLYARRPGDRTRADARAAALDEELPGPALFTRRVVGRVGADGEAAGDWEVSGLTATDGMRELAFRLIARHGDLVTFCDHTVAEKLERTEDGWRVHTRSLRDGLEAAFGVNALVLTPPVPQALELLEQNKLTIPDELRYTLREVRYARCVALYGLFAPATGLQPGGAWIGDGPLEWVLDNFLRDVSPVAGAVTALARPEWSEEHWEKPDEQLMELLIPRVRAWVGNPLDPAHVWLHKWKWARPQNPVRMPCAVLRDLGAVIAGDGFCGAFPDPVDAAVASGEIAADRIGALLTELTRRDARYTVGRPRSLTLEIAVTSPQEALAAASNGANRLELSVGLEVGGLTPSLGAFRSARAFTREAVPIYVLIRPRAGGFAYSETDFEVMLDDAKAFLDEGAAGIVFAALTADGRIHRGHCSELVRLARGKAVFHRAFDFLPNQLAALDELIELGFERVLTSGGATTAETGTTHLAALVQHAGWQIEVLPAGRVRPENVADLVRATRCDQVHAGPRRPLEDHGLAARPLLAPAMGATTELDPDVVARLRAQLDGFSESLS; from the coding sequence GTGACCACCCCGAAAGTCGCCATCATCGGCGCCGGCCTCGCGGGGCTGACCGCCGCCCACCGGCTCCTGTCGCGGCCGTCGCCCCCGGAGGTGGTCGTCATCGACAAGGGCCGCCGGGCGGGCGGGCGGCTGTGTACCCGAACGATCGACCTGCCCGACGGGCGCCGGCCGCGGTTCGACCTCGGGCCGCCGGTCCTGTACGCCCGCCGGCCGGGCGACCGCACCCGCGCCGACGCCCGCGCCGCGGCGCTCGACGAGGAGCTGCCCGGCCCAGCCCTGTTCACCCGGCGCGTGGTCGGCCGGGTCGGCGCCGACGGCGAGGCGGCCGGCGACTGGGAGGTCAGCGGCCTCACCGCGACGGACGGGATGCGCGAGCTGGCGTTCCGGCTGATCGCCCGGCACGGCGATCTCGTCACGTTCTGCGACCACACGGTGGCGGAGAAGCTCGAGCGCACCGAGGACGGCTGGCGGGTCCACACCCGCTCGCTCCGCGACGGCCTCGAAGCCGCCTTCGGGGTGAACGCCCTCGTCCTCACCCCGCCGGTGCCGCAGGCGCTCGAACTGCTCGAACAGAACAAGCTCACGATCCCCGACGAGTTGCGGTACACGCTTCGAGAGGTCCGCTACGCGCGCTGCGTCGCGCTCTATGGCCTGTTCGCGCCCGCGACCGGCCTCCAGCCCGGGGGCGCGTGGATCGGCGACGGGCCGCTCGAATGGGTGCTCGACAACTTCCTCCGGGACGTGTCCCCGGTGGCCGGTGCGGTGACCGCACTGGCGCGGCCAGAGTGGTCCGAGGAGCACTGGGAAAAGCCGGACGAACAGCTCATGGAGCTGCTCATTCCGCGGGTGCGGGCGTGGGTCGGTAACCCGCTCGACCCCGCTCACGTCTGGCTGCACAAGTGGAAATGGGCGCGGCCGCAAAACCCGGTGCGGATGCCGTGCGCCGTGCTACGCGACCTCGGCGCGGTGATCGCCGGGGACGGGTTCTGCGGCGCCTTCCCCGATCCGGTGGACGCGGCCGTGGCGTCGGGCGAGATCGCGGCCGACCGCATCGGCGCGTTGCTCACGGAACTCACCCGGCGCGACGCGCGGTACACCGTCGGCCGCCCGCGGAGCCTGACGCTCGAGATCGCGGTCACCAGCCCGCAGGAGGCGCTCGCGGCGGCGTCCAACGGGGCCAACCGGCTCGAACTCTCGGTGGGGTTGGAGGTGGGCGGGCTGACGCCCTCGCTGGGGGCGTTCCGGTCGGCGCGGGCGTTCACCCGTGAGGCGGTTCCGATTTACGTGCTGATCCGCCCCCGCGCGGGCGGGTTCGCGTACTCGGAAACCGACTTCGAGGTGATGCTGGACGACGCGAAAGCGTTCCTGGACGAGGGCGCGGCCGGGATCGTGTTCGCGGCGCTCACCGCGGACGGCCGCATCCACCGCGGGCACTGCAGCGAGCTGGTGCGGCTCGCGCGCGGCAAGGCGGTGTTCCACCGGGCGTTCGACTTCCTCCCGAACCAGCTCGCCGCGCTCGACGAGCTAATCGAGCTGGGCTTCGAGCGCGTGCTCACGAGCGGGGGCGCGACCACCGCCGAGACGGGAACAACGCACCTCGCGGCGCTGGTGCAGCACGCCGGCTGGCAGATCGAGGTCCTGCCGGCGGGGCGCGTTCGGCCCGAGAACGTCGCCGATCTGGTCCGGGCGACGCGGTGCGACCAGGTCCACGCCGGCCCGCGCCGCCCGCTCGAAGACCACGGGCTCGCGGCGCGCCCGTTGCTAGCTCCCGCGATGGGCGCGACCACCGAACTCGACCCGGACGTGGTGGCCCGGCTCCGCGCACAACTGGACGGGTTTTCCGAATCGCTATCATGA
- a CDS encoding dipeptidase, with amino-acid sequence MYHRATAALALALIAALALPRVPAVDPPAKTITVSEKALAIHNEALLIDGHNDLPWELRETGEPGFKNIDLTKPQKKFHTDIPRLKKGNVGAQFWSAYVPSSTAKAGTAAKMTLEQIDVIHEMVRRYPDTFEMAAGTEDIHRIRKAGKIASLIGIEGGHSIENSLSLLRNYYRLGVRYMTLTHSESLDWADSCSDAPKANGLSPFGVNVVLEMNRLGMLVDLSHVSPETMKAALKVTKAPVIFSHSSARAVADHPRNVPDDVLKLVKENRGVVMVNFYSGFLTPDGARAMQLMFEKGRELKKQFPNDDAKYREAYRAWSKQNDYPAGDVRNIVDHIDHIVKVAGIDCAGIGSDFDGVPKLPAQMSDVSCYPLLTQIMLDRGYTKEQIHKVLGGNLMRVLADAEQVSREWAKP; translated from the coding sequence ATGTACCACCGCGCCACCGCCGCACTCGCGCTCGCACTGATCGCCGCCCTCGCGCTGCCACGCGTACCGGCCGTTGACCCGCCCGCCAAAACCATCACCGTGTCCGAGAAGGCGCTCGCCATCCACAACGAGGCGTTGCTCATCGACGGACACAACGACCTGCCGTGGGAGTTGCGCGAGACCGGCGAGCCCGGCTTCAAGAACATCGACCTGACCAAACCGCAGAAGAAGTTCCACACCGACATTCCGCGGCTCAAAAAGGGCAACGTCGGCGCGCAGTTCTGGAGCGCGTACGTCCCCTCCTCCACCGCGAAAGCCGGCACCGCCGCCAAGATGACCCTCGAACAGATCGACGTCATCCACGAGATGGTCCGGCGCTACCCCGACACGTTCGAGATGGCCGCGGGCACCGAAGACATTCACCGCATTCGTAAGGCCGGCAAGATCGCCAGCCTCATCGGGATCGAGGGCGGGCACAGCATCGAGAACTCGCTCTCGCTCCTCCGGAACTACTACCGGCTCGGGGTGCGATACATGACGCTGACGCACTCCGAATCGCTGGACTGGGCCGATTCGTGCTCGGACGCGCCCAAGGCGAACGGCCTCAGCCCCTTCGGCGTCAACGTGGTGCTGGAGATGAACCGCCTGGGGATGCTCGTCGACCTCTCACACGTCTCACCCGAAACGATGAAGGCCGCACTGAAAGTCACAAAAGCACCTGTCATCTTCTCCCACTCCTCGGCGCGCGCGGTGGCCGACCACCCGCGGAACGTCCCGGACGACGTGCTGAAGCTCGTGAAGGAGAACCGCGGCGTGGTCATGGTGAACTTCTACAGCGGGTTCCTCACGCCCGACGGCGCGCGGGCGATGCAGCTCATGTTCGAGAAGGGGCGTGAACTCAAGAAGCAGTTCCCCAACGACGACGCCAAGTACCGGGAGGCGTACCGCGCCTGGTCGAAGCAGAACGACTACCCCGCCGGCGACGTGCGGAACATCGTGGACCACATCGACCACATCGTGAAAGTCGCCGGCATCGACTGCGCCGGGATCGGCTCGGACTTCGACGGCGTGCCGAAACTGCCCGCTCAGATGAGCGACGTGTCGTGCTACCCGCTGCTCACCCAGATCATGCTGGACCGCGGGTACACGAAGGAGCAGATCCACAAGGTGCTCGGCGGGAACCTGATGCGGGTGCTCGCCGACGCGGAGCAGGTGAGCCGCGAGTGGGCCAAGCCGTGA